CAACCCGTCCTTGACCGTCTGAACAGCATGGTCTTCATCCGTAATCAGGTGGGGGCGCACTTCAGCCTCGGGGCATTAGACATTACTGATGATGACGTGCGTGAACTGGCCGAAATGACCCTGGCCCTCGCCAACCGTATGACCTGCCCCGTGTGTGGTGGCCGCACTTACCGTAAGAAATACGAAGATGGCAGTTACTCCTGTGGTGGGTTATGTGGGCAAACTCGCATATGGACGTCGTAACCCACTCACCAATCTTTCCTGCCTCAGTAGTAATCTTTCTCAATGAAGGCGACTTACTGGACTCTGGCACAAACCCTGCAAAGGCGCGGGATCACCACCCACGCCCTCATCAAGGCCAACGGCCTGTCCAAGGGAACGGTCTACGACATCGTGAACGGCAAAAGTCGGGGCATCACCCTTGAAA
The Deinococcus fonticola genome window above contains:
- a CDS encoding helix-turn-helix domain-containing protein, with protein sequence MKATYWTLAQTLQRRGITTHALIKANGLSKGTVYDIVNGKSRGITLETNAQSELP